CGGCGGCGTACTCTTATCTTCCCGCTTTTAAACAGTAAGatcttttacaaattttcttttctttttttttcttcttcttcttcttcttctttatctttattttcatcttcatcttcttcttttaccctCATATAAAACGTTTCATTGATATTACGTATCTTTTGCAAgcgtgattattattttttctttttttcttttcctttttttttttttcatttagatTTGGGGATGACGTTAGAATAATACACTTCATTGGGATCACGAAACCATGGTTACAGTATTTCGATACGATGACTGGTATCGTACAACCGCCAGCCGGCTTAAATCATTTGCAACCGTTACTGCAATTATGGTGGAATATCTTTTGTGACAAAGTGCATTCACAGTTATCACCCGTTATGGTAAGTTTGCATCGTTACGAACGCGTTGAGTGTTTTCATAGCTTTTTGAAATTCAGTGTGTAGCAAATAACGAAACgtgttttatacatacatatatacatacatacatatacatatatatatatacacatatatatatatatgtactcgtAAGCACATAAGGTCAAGTAAacctttttaaaaaaagagcaaataaatttttaaagtaGATAcccatacatatatgttcTTATCACGATGACATATtatttcgacaaaaaaaaaaaagaagaagaagagaaaagatatttagacacgttttttctttctttccttttatgaACGTTCGAAACGAAACATTAAGCTGTCTTgcacacatacaaatattaaaaataaacgtcGAGTGAACTTTAAATGGGGAacggagagagatagaaagaaagaaagaaagaaagaaagaaagagagagagagaaagagagagagagaaagggagagagagaaagagagagagagagagagagagagagagagaaagattacaatctttatgaatgaaattctTATATCATCGACGTGTATCACACCTCGTATCGCTTGTTTATCCGTCCATTAATTTTCCAAGCAAAGCAATGACCAATTGAATTCGAGTAAGATTAACGATGAGGTAAGAAATAGATATGATCATTGGCTACAAATCTCTAGTgcgctcttttctctttagtagttcaaaaaaatatatatatatatatattagcgTGCACCGTagacaattatttaaatgtattataaataatatatgattgCGAGCAAAGGAATCGCTTTCTAGAAATCTTTACGGGATGATATCCTTTCggaaaaatgtatgtaaagctaaaaaaaaaaaaaaaaaaatgatatgacACGATGTGCTTTCATAGTCatgtaaataattctttttaatgttttcatttttatcaatttatttaggACGGTGTAATCGAAAGTTCTTAGATGGATCATTACTTTtcaaatgattaatttaaatatcgatttttatagtcttttttttctttctttttttttttggtcaaATTAGCAGGCTTTTAGTTttgaagttgaaaaaaaaaaaatacaaaaagaacgATATTAGCTGAAAGAGTTTcggaaagaagaacaaatcgatttttaaaatcgccTAAGAACTTTTGTCGCCCGTCCTTTGtagatttattatcaaatCTCGATATATGCTAGAtggatttatttctttctttttttttctctattttgcaTCTCttttgcttaaaaaaaaaaaaaaatgaaaataaaaaaaaaataaaaaaaaaaagaaatttaacgtAGACTTAGAAATGTAGCTTGAACTCGAGCTTGTTTCAAAATCATTCGATAGAATTTTTCCTTTAGCAagttgtctttctttttttttattttctttattttttttttttttttttttgttaatctttAACGTACAAAGTTCACGCTACATTTTCTGTGTACATTctcttgtaatatattatccaCTAATCATATTAACAGCTGTATTAATCAAAATGTTTACTTTTAAAAGGCATTGAAAAACGCACGAGAACAACGTCGTCGTGCTAATCGCACGCCGACTTGTGACAATGTTTTTCATACAGCTTTTAATATGccttttaaatctttcttttcttcttcttttttttttcttcattcttttctttctttctttctttctttctttctttttctttttcgtttttttttttttttattattatttctttttttgtttcttttttcttttatcacaaACATTTGGACagtgtctattttttttttctttttctttgatcaatttattttattttattttttttttttatttttttttatttgtttatttttttctctatccctttAATCCATTCGTCTGACGTTCATATGATGATATCAGCACGATgataaatagatttatttatattatgtacaaaCGAATGGATTAAGCATGATTATGGTAATCTAGTGTGGCATTATAATTCGgttcaaataattatgatagtATGTGTATAATTGCAACGATTTATTAACAAACATATAGAATAAGAAATCGTCTTTTAATAacgacgaaaaataaattaacaatatttttaatagtctgtgtatataataaagatagtttaaaagattttaaagataGGCTAAAATTTTAGAAACAATTCGTCCGAAACGAATTATCTTATCTTCTGGGAAATAAAGTTTGTACGGaagttataagaaaaatgGACACTGCCACACTAGTTCATCACTAACCAATTGAGTGTGCATTTTTCTGTTTTGGCATGATGCTTGCATAGGCCACCAGCACATTGGCACCATTTTGGCACGATATTACTCCTTTACCTGTCGTATCCTTTCTTCCAAACGATCCCGTTTACAATGAGACGAACTATGAATCGTACAGTGACGTTTGCCTAAAAACACCAGACTTCTCGGAATTTAAAGATCCTTGggaaaattattctttgaaaGATGAAATGTTCATGGATAAGAATAAAGGGAGCATAGAAAATGTTCACTATTTTTACGATAACAATGAAATGTCCGAATCTATGGATCATAATTACCGCCAGCCATCTTATCAAGATCCAAATCAATTTCATTCTGTTAATTACAATGAATTTTCGGCCCATCCACATAACGTAgagtttcataaaaaagaggagaacgtACCGTTCATCGAGcataagaaacaagaagagtTTGCGTATTCGTATTCGAAAGATAATTATGTAGATAATCATTCTGCAAAGCCGCAAGAGTATCACTGGCAAAGTGATCAACATCAGTATCACTATCAAGACACGTCTCATGTGCACACGAATGTGCATCGGCATGTTCACGATCATCGTCACGAGAAAGAGCATCATTTCGAGCATCGATATGAAACTAATGAGAACGATCAAAAATTAACATCTGATAACAATCGTCACGTTGATTTTCATATTGTAAGAGAAACATCagataattctaataataatagtcaTGATCATCGTCAACACGCATATCATATTAATCAACACCAAGAATCTAATACCTCacatcatcaccaccaccaccaccaccaacaacaacaacaacaacaacaacagcaacaacaacagcagcagcagcagcaacaacaatatCATTATCAGGAGCAAAAAGATCATAATcaggaagaacaaaaagaaagacattATCAAAGTAATCTACAGCAAACGACAGACTTTATTCAACCTAGTCATGACAGTACACATAATAGTGAACATAAGACTTCTGAGACAATATATATCGAACAGAATAATTATCCTAGTAATATCATAGATAAACAGACCGACGAACAGAAATTGACATCCCATCCCTCCTCCGAACCCTGTACAGATCTCCACAATGTAGCAACGCAATCTGACCTGAATTTAACAGGACATCTAGACAGTTCAAATGTAAGTAACTCTGCTCCCATACTTGTTCTCCTAAATTAAACTAGAACcagtacaaaaaaagaaaataaaaaaaatatttgtaaccTTATCCGAATATATCCTAAAAACTTCTTTactttataacaaaataaaattagttaAGATATGGTTGGGCAgatatctttgaaatatattaaaatcattggaaaaaagaaaagaaaaaaaaaagaaaaaaaaaaataaaaaagaacagtaATTTGATGATAGAATAGTTCGAGATAAATTTTGGGGGTTTAGATAGCGTTGGGcattatttagaaattaagCAAAACGATaagtgaaatgaaaatatacagTATAATTTGTCAATGTGTCAAGTCTATTGCATAGTTCATCATTGTGCGAATTTCAATCATTGACGAACTACTTCATAGATATACTGAATCATGGACAAactataatgaataatatataatttaacaaatgtaaacATACTGTACATTTTATTAAGAAGCATAAGTAatgctttatttttaattattatgctACTAACTGACGATACCATAAAATGCATTCCATACTTGTAATAAAGCTTATAAACGTTTGTAAACTCTTTTACACATCATTATATTGTGCACTTGATGCTATAATGCATATAATCTtttacacatgtatatatagtatttaaaCAAGGtgtgtaaattattttgtatatataatatttttgaatatatgcTGCTTATATTATGTTGCATctgataatttataatatatgtttatatctgCTTTATTTAGAGTAAATTGCTTTAGGGCACATTGAAAttacttaataaattattttcaattcattTCATAGGCTGGTCTTGCTGGTGCATTAGCTCAAATGACATTGGGTGAACCAAGAAGTGCAGAACAAATTGCTTTAGAGGAACACATGAGGAAACAAAGTTGGGAACAAGGTCAAATTGATTATATGGGTCGTGACAGTTTTGAtaatatatggaaaaaaatttgtgaaacGCTTTCTCTTGCTCCAAGCCAACCTAAGACAACTACTGAAGTAAACACGAATTGCTTTAGAAAACTCTCCATAACAAGTATTTGTTACTCGAGTattctatttcttatataatattatttttaggatgagatcgaaaatgaaaaaacagaagaacTGGATGCAACTAAAAAAGCGAGTACTGATTTAATGCCTAAATCTTTAGGCAGTGATGATATTAATAGCCTAGCAGGTATgtttaatattcaaaataatattacttaaaatGTTAGATATAtgagttaaatataaaaagtatagatatattaaaatttttcgatatggAAATATAATGATCGAAAATTTATGCAACGGGATTTCTAAAATATTCgtacaaaaagataaagttgCATGAAAGAAGGCATAAAGATAATTGCAAGGAAATTTTGATATGCTcgtaatttatatcattaacaGTGTCTCAAATATGCTTTGCCtttctgtttgtttcttttttctatttaatacaGCATgtgctataaaaaaaaatttacaaaaataataagaaatattacagaagatataaatattatatagaagaaacgagataatGAATATTGATTTGTAAGCTTACATTTGTTTGGTCAAAGAAGTACAATACGAAGAATGGATTGTAATACAATTAATCAAGTTTGAGTGTTTAAAACAGGAACAGAGGACAGCAACTAACAGACCATGGCACCATAGCATTGCTGCGTCTTGTTTTGTCGTTATGCTTTACTGGGGTAAATATTCCAAGTGCTCACACTAATCGTGACAACAATATTGgccttatataatatatattcatttttcatagttaatttttttttacatttctcgttaaatatcatttaattttttatcataaatcataaattttcatattcttattttctttttccatagtACTGACAATATAATGGAGATACAGGAACGtagtttcttttcatttagaataaaaagacCACTTAAAAAGTCATTAACGCTATGGGAGTATAAAAACAGCAAAtagcaatttttatatttctttaaataacaGCACGTCGTAAAAtgcttatttaatttaaatggcTTTTCTTTAAACGGGAGAAAGCAAACTAGTCAGTAAACAGTGCTTAATATAACACGCTCAATATATactacattttattaaaaagaaaaaaggaaacactttataactttttttttattatataaagaatcaACATTTTGTTTCAATGCTTTATATGCTTTAATATAACatagattattattgtttaattatctattttcaataatcattcataatttcattctCATGAATCAGTATCATAAgctttcaataattaatacaaaatattactaAATTTGTATTACTTTATCAATAGACTACTAttgcacatatacatacacacataaaagTTACAGAAAAGTAGTTAATAAAAcgcataatataaaaagaattaagtgAAAGAATTACAATAttcttcatttatattttctaatttaattagaagaaaaattgtttatgtGATACAACAAAACTAGTAAATTTTGAAGCGAAAAGattgtaatatatagaaataaatatctactttTCTGTAAACCAAAGATTAAAATTCATGtgaatttatgtaaattatttatgttcTCTTTAGCTGAAACAACTAGTGATCTGAGCGTAAAACAATCTTTGATCTGTAAATTTCCTAAGGATGATATTTCGCAACAAGAATCTATTGATACATCtcaaataattacaaaagatGAATCCgttaatattgatatacaaCAAAGTTCCGCTGTACATGAAGAAGTTGATTCGAAAAAAGTATTGGTTGACACAGATTCTAAAGAACAATTATCACaatcagaaaaagagaatgtttctGAAGCAGATGCAGAATTACCTCTAATACAAACTACTAAAGAGATCTGCGCAGAAACAACTACAGGTTTAATCTCCTCATCTTCTGATCAAACAAAGATTGTAAAAGAAACTGTATTAATAGATCCAATACAAGATACGACTGTTACAGAAGAATTTGATAGAAAAGCAGTTCAAGAGGAAAAAGTTGATATTCAAACGTGTGTGGACAAAGTAGAAGAATTGAGTATTGAACAAGATACAAAATGTTCTTCCGCATGTGCTTCTGAAATTATACTTACTAATCCTGTACCCATACAAGTTGCAGAATCTGTTTTACAAACAGAGCCAAAAGAATCTGTTTCGCAAGATCTAAAACTAATAACAGAAGAAGTTATTTCCTCTACAATTGCACCACTTCAAGAATCTGTTGTGGCTTTTTCCGAAACACCAGTTGAATTAACTGATAGAACACAATTATGCGATCCGACTTTACTGGTATCCTCCAACGAAGCTGCTAATATAATAGATCCAAATACAACTTCAAGCATAAGTCAAAATGGAGATACTGTTGTTAATGGGTCTACGATTAAATTGGACGAAAGTGAGTCATTATTAGCACGATCTGTAATTAAGCAGGTAGTAGAAGAAATTCAAAGTccacaaaaagaagaaagccaATCACAAAAGACTGAAACGTTAAGTGAACAGTCGAATGTAACAGAGAGTTCACAAActaaacaagaagaagaagaagaagagagaactgAAACtgttgaaacaaaaaaagaaacagaagatcTAAGTGCTGTAACAGAATCAAAAGTAGAACAATCAGAAGATGCGCAAATAGTTGAGGGAGCTGCAACAGTAGTGGAAACATTGGAATCTTCTTTGGAGTCTACGCCAATAGAATGTCCAATTAGGCCTACTAGAACTAAAGAAATATCTATTCCTTCTACACCGACTGTAACAAAACCTACTCCTCCAACTAGTCCTGTAGATGCCAGTACGCAGGATGTAGAAAGTCAAGGAaagactgttaaaaaatctacaaaaaaGGTTACTAAAAAATCAACCTCAGAAAGCGATTCAGCAGATCGAGCTGATACTGAGGCTGCTGAAAAGAAGACTGCAAAAAAAGTGGTTAAGAAGGTTGTGAAGAAGCCAAAAGAAAGTCAGGAAGAAGGCGGAGAAAGCTCTAGCTCTACTGATAAACCTAAAAAGACTGCAAAAAGcacaaagaaaattacaaaaccTTTACAAAGTTTAGAAACTGATGCATCTATTCCTGAAACACCACCGCCTGGTAGTTCTGATGCACCAATTCCCCcaaagagaaaagttaaagCTTCTACATCCAATAAACCTGCATCTACTGCTTCTAAATCTGATACAGGATCATGATGGGTATAACGAATTGACAATAatgttttgaaatatttgcaGAATTATATGCTAAATATGGCATTCTATAAACTAAAAGGGGTGATAATCGCTAGTCTATTatgatttttgatatttttaaaaaattataatctatCTAACAAAAATCGAAACACCTGATGCTGTATACCTTAAAATTACTATCTATCAATACATTTATTTGTTATGCTTTGCGTCTATTTATACATTGTATTactcatctcttttttttttttttccaagaaatattatttactacaGAATGAAAAATACAGCATTTGCTTTTTGTAGTTCACCTCTATCTATTTTGTTAAGGtctaataatttgtaattattatttgattacaaactttttattattattatttttattattattattattattattattattattattattattattattattattttctaaatgaatattttatattcacaaTCAGTTTTGATATccaaaagatatattttgcTAGTTGCGATTCATTGTAATGTTCATAACATAAACATGTAAGccaaattaaataatgatcaaTCGCAAGAATGTTAAACAACGAATAATGtttgttgtatttttttaactaGTCGAACAGCTTACagatgatattttcttattaacacTGTACATGATATTCTCAACTATGAATAGTTATGCACAGAAAACATTGTATCACAATGttcttgttaatatttatatatatatgtgtatatatatatatatatatatatatatatatatatatatatatatattcataatctAATAACgtcattatatattcattgcATTGCATCATCTTATATTCATGTTACCAAATGAATCAAGAATGAATtgtatttaactaattaagatatttttattgaaatttgaagtaatgtatatttatatgttattgcTCTAACTCAATAAAGAATCCATCAAAAATCAATTAtcataaatgattatttaaaatatttatcataatactagtaataattaaaacaacgTATAAATTTCTACTTATATGGCGTATCTATGAAATAATTCATCAATGCACGAGGGATTCGATCattgacaaatttttctatagatacgtaaattattaaattactttatttaacgtataattatgaaaatattaataatgaaatagaatCATTGAATTACTTATttcatagaatattttttcgttttgattcattttcgaatatttaacTGCGACGATTTTGATTGGTTGTAATGTTGGTACTCCTGGTGATAGATTTTATTATGTTGTCAGTACTTATTTCTAGTAAAAGCAATAAACGTAACCTTCGGTATATGTGTTTTGCTTGGATTCCATCGATATTACTTTGTATACGtggaattaatatttatttcttctctatgagaataattatttcgtttaagtaaaaaaagaaaaatgtccgAATCAGAAGGAAGTAATTTTTCCGATAACGAAAGTGATCGTGGCGGTGGAGGTAGTGAAAGCGatcaagaagaaaatcgtAGCGTTTCACGAAGTAGAAGCCCTTCCAGATCTCCTTCGAGGAGTCCGTCTAGATCTCGATCTCGTTCTAGATCAGGATCAGGGTAAgtcgtttgtattttttctttttaattgtttctccttcttttttttttatttttcctcttttatttttacttttgaattttttaatttttaagttccatattgtttcaattttttctttgtattcaTCCCCTTTGAATATTTAGGTCAGATGATGGAGATGCGAAAGCTGACGAAGCTGAAGAAGTTAGATCTGGCGACGAAGAAGCGGTGGAACCTGAAGAAGAACCAGAAGGTAAAATATTTGGAGTATCTGCATTATCGAATAATACTTAGATTGTTCTGTCGTTAGCAGGccaatcgaaaatatttttgtttggtGTTATagatttcgtttttatctGTTGTTACGTAGTTCtaagagatatttaaaaatgattatgatAGATCTTTtgtcgattcttttctttatttctttctttttttttttttaattttcaaaattatcctcagtttttttttataagtaaatatataatttctttacatCTAACTTTTAACAGATATTGAGATGAATTTGACGAGTGTTATAACattcaaaaaatatcatgATCGATTGTACGGTcttataaataagatatatgttatattattgttatgtatgatagatatattgtttaagaaatgaaataaacatgTTTTTTATAACTATAGGTGAAGATCTGGATGGCAGTAGCGAATatgacgaagaggaagaggaagaagacgatgatagacctagaaagaaaaagaaaaaagacagattCGGTGGATTTATCATTGATGAAGCTGAAGTAGATGACGAAGttgaagatgatgaagaatgGGAAGAAGGAGCTCAAGAAATTGGTATTGTAGGGAACGAAGTTGATGAATTAGGACCTACCGCAAGAGAAATTGAAGGAAGACGTAGAGGCACTAATCTTTGGGAGtaagttttaatatatactatattagaAAGTGGcgattacatatattttataattaatacttattccttgttacaattaatttgtattagttcacaaaaagaagatgaaatagaagaatatttGAGGAAAAAGTATGCGGATGAATCTGCAGCTGCTCGTCACTTTGGCGATGGAGGTGAAGAGATGAGCGATGAAATAACGCAACAAACTTTACTACCCGGAGTTAAAGATCCAAATCTTTGGATGATAAAATGTCGTATTGGAGAAGAAAGAGCAACCGTACTTTTATTGATGCGGAAGTTTATTACGTATCAATTCTctggtatttatatattccttttatttgttttaaattctaatataattaattataatttcttaataaatttcatttatatttttctcgtagGAGAACCACTCCAAATTAAATCGGTTGTTGTACCTGAAGGTGTGAaaggatatatttatatagaagcCTACAAACAACCGCACATAAAGGCTGCTATCGAAAATGTAGGAAATTTAAGAATGGGTATATGGAAACAACAGATGGTACCGATTAAGGAAATGACTGATGTATTAAGAGTCGTCAAAGAACAAACAGGATTAAAAGCTAAACAATGGGTCAGATTAAAAAGAGGCATTTATAAAGACGATATAGCACAGGTGGATTATGTTGACTTAGCGCAGAATCAAGTGCATTTAAAACTACTGCCAAGAATAGATTATACACGGCCACGTGGTGCTTTAAGAACGGCACAAAGCGAATCCGAAgctttgaaaagaagaaagaagagaagaccgCCTGCAAAACCATTTGATCCTGAAGCAATTCGAGCTATCGGAGGAGAAGTTACCAGTGATGGAGATTTCTTAATTTTCGAAGGCAATAGATATAGTAGAAAAgggtaattaaatattttaattaattaattaattaataatccttttattaaggaataataataattaatttttaaaaattaataacaataaaaaaataactatattttcttgtattaattaataatcctcTTATTaaggaataataatgatataattaattaatattatatataatctttttaaaattgtatttttcagATTCCTGTACAAGAATTTCACAACGAGTGCTATTATAGCAGAAGGTGTTAAGCCATCTCTTTCCGAATTGGAAAGATTCGAAGAAGCACCAGAAGGTGTCGAGATAGATTTAAGTGGAACTCCGGCAACAGGAGTACCAGCTGGAAAAGAGGATCAAGCGGTGACACATTCCTTCAGTAACGGGGATAATGTCGAAGTATGCGAGGGTGAATTGATAAATTTGCAAGGAAAGATCGTTTCGATAGATGGAAATATGATAATGGTTATGCCAAAACATGAAGAGTTGAAGGAAGCATTAGAATTTCAAGCAACAGAATTGAGAAAGTACTTTACAATGGGCGATCATGTTAAAGTACGTATACGTTGTTGCTTtcatataaacgaataaatataaaaattataatttacaattaatctATTACATGTTGTAAAATTAAAGGTAGTAGCTGGACGATACGAAGGTGACACAGGTTTAATAGTTAGAGTGGAACAAAACAGAGTAGTTTTGTTTTCTGATTTATCGATGCACGAATTGGAAGTTTTACCAAGGGATTTACAATTATGTTCGGATATGGCAACCGGTGTCGATAGTTTAGGCCAGTTTCAATGGGGTGATTTAGTTCAACTCGATGCCCAAACGGTCGGTGTTATAGTTCGTTTAGAACGTGAAAATTTTCATGTTCTTTCCATGCACGGTAAAGTGATAGAAGCCAGACCGCAGGGTTTAACGAAACGTCGAGAGAATAGAAACGCGGTGGCATTGGATTCTCAACAAAATCCgatacaaaagaaagatattgttAAAGTGGTGGACGGGCCACATGCTGGTAGAGGAGGTGAAATAAAACATCTCTATAGAAGTTTTGCATTTCTACATTCACGAATGTTCGTTGACAATGGAGGCATATTCGTATGTAAAACGAGACATTTACAACTTTCCGGTGGAAATAAATCGGCTATTACGTCTATGTCACCAATCTCTGGTTTTATGTCACCAAGAATTGCCTCTCCGATGCATCCCAGTGGGTTGGTATCATATATTTGCTTtctagtatttatttatttatttattttcaatctatAATCAATATACGAgtaattctattttcttctttttgtagaGGTGGAATGGGacgaggaggtggtggaggtggtagAGGTAGAGGTCGCGGTGGAGGTacaagaagagacagagagttgATAGGAACGACTATAAAAATAACTGGTGGACCTTATAAAGGAAACGTAGGCATAGTTAAAGATGCTACGGAAACTACAGCACGCGTGGAACTACACTCAACTTGTCAAACGATATCCGTCGACAGATCACACATAGCAAACGTTGGTGTACCT
This DNA window, taken from Vespula vulgaris chromosome 19, iyVesVulg1.1, whole genome shotgun sequence, encodes the following:
- the LOC127070636 gene encoding FK506-binding protein 5 isoform X3 is translated as MAGYAWVTLATNDAYSLGALVLAHSLRRVGTKYELAVLVTPGVTNMMREKLAAVFSLVQEVNVLDSKDEANLALLARPELGITFTKLHCWRLTQYEKCVFVDADTLVVRNCDELFEREELSAAPDVGWPDCFNSGVFVFRPSQQTFASITSFAASKGSFDGGDQGLLNMYFNDWARKDISKHLPFIYNMCSTAAYSYLPAFKQFGDDVRIIHFIGITKPWLQYFDTMTGIVQPPAGLNHLQPLLQLWWNIFCDKVHSQLSPVMAGLAGALAQMTLGEPRSAEQIALEEHMRKQSWEQGQIDYMGRDSFDNIWKKICETLSLAPSQPKTTTEDEIENEKTEELDATKKASTDLMPKSLGSDDINSLAAETTSDLSVKQSLICKFPKDDISQQESIDTSQIITKDESVNIDIQQSSAVHEEVDSKKVLVDTDSKEQLSQSEKENVSEADAELPLIQTTKEICAETTTGLISSSSDQTKIVKETVLIDPIQDTTVTEEFDRKAVQEEKVDIQTCVDKVEELSIEQDTKCSSACASEIILTNPVPIQVAESVLQTEPKESVSQDLKLITEEVISSTIAPLQESVVAFSETPVELTDRTQLCDPTLLVSSNEAANIIDPNTTSSISQNGDTVVNGSTIKLDESESLLARSVIKQVVEEIQSPQKEESQSQKTETLSEQSNVTESSQTKQEEEEEERTETVETKKETEDLSAVTESKVEQSEDAQIVEGAATVVETLESSLESTPIECPIRPTRTKEISIPSTPTVTKPTPPTSPVDASTQDVESQGKTVKKSTKKVTKKSTSESDSADRADTEAAEKKTAKKVVKKVVKKPKESQEEGGESSSSTDKPKKTAKSTKKITKPLQSLETDASIPETPPPGSSDAPIPPKRKVKASTSNKPASTASKSDTGS